AAAGATCAAACCATAAAAATTGATGGACTTCCACTCAATAGTCACTACACTATTGAAGAGGAATCAAACTCTTCTCGTGGATATCAGGTATCTTATGAGAATCAAGAAGGCAAACTGGATGGGGATAAGTCCGCGACAGTCACGAATAATAAGAATAGTGTACCTGAAACCGGAGTTGACTTCCTCAGCAGTACACTCGTGTTAGGAATAATCCTTCCTCTAGGAGGTATCTTCTTTACAATCCTACTCGGCTATCTAGTGGTACATAGGAGAAAATAATGCTACTTAAAAAGAAACATAAGAAAACAGTAACACAAGTCAGTCGGGATAAGTCTCCGCCGAGTGTATGGGGAGATATCCTCTACTTAGTCAGTAAGCTTCTGATGGTTGGGTTTGTACTGGCCACCCTTTACTTTTTTGTCTTTGGACTATTGAGATACAATGACGATGGCATGAAGCCAGCCTTAAAAGATGGCGACTTGGTTGTCTACTATAGGTTGGATAAACGTTATTCGATTGGTGACCTGCTCGTCTATAGTTATAAGGGCAAGGAAAGAGTGGCGCGTGTCATAGCAACCGAAGGAAGTACGATCGATATAAACGAAAATGGTCTCATCATCAACGGTTCTCCTCAACAAGAGCAGGATATCTACAAAGAAACGCTGCTCTATAAGGAAGGGGCTACCTTCCCAATGAAAGTCCCAGCAGGACAACTCTTTGTCCTCGGGGACAATCGAACAACGGCTGTAGATAGTCGTGCTTTTGGAACCATTCCTATACAGGATACCCATGGCAAGGTGGTAACAGTCTTAAGGCGACGGGGCTTTTGATGATAATTTATGAAAAAAGAAATTAAAAAATAAAAGGAATAATCATGAAAAAAACATTTTTGAAAAAATTAGTTACTGCAAGTATTGCAGCTGTAACCGCCTTGTCGGTCTTTAGAGGAGTGCCAACATTTGCGGATGATAATGATGTGGCGACTGCCAAAGCAACTGGTGAAACAAGTGCAAAAGTTTCTATTAATAAGGTGTTGAACATTGCTGAAGGAATTACAACACCTGAAGCAACTTTTACATTTACTTTCACCCCAAAAACTGGTACATCATCAAATGGTGCACCCTATGAAACAATTGATTCTTCTAATGGTCAAATTACAGATAAAAATGTATCTTATTCTGGAACAGACGTTTTAGCAACTGGCCAAACTAACATTAAGAAAGATACCGGCGATATTTTTAGAGAAGTGAACTATACACATGCTGGTGAATATGTCTATACTGTTGCTGAAAAACAAAATGTTGGTTGGAAAGTTATTCAAAAAAATGGTTCACCTATTGATTTTATGACATATGATAATCGCAACTATGAAATGCACGTTATTGTTAAGAACAAAACTACAGGAGGAACATATATTTCTTCTGTGTATTTTAAACAAGTATCCCCAAGTGTGAATGGTAAAGTAAAACCATCTGAAAGTGGAACTACTTACAAATATGATCTTTTCACTAACATTTATCGTAAAAATGCTGGTAAAATTACAGATCCAAATGAACCAAACCCTAATAAACCAAATGTTTCAAAAGTTGACCCAAATGCTAAATCTTTAGTAATTAAAAAAGTTGTATCAGGTGCTACTGCAGATAAATCAAAAGATTTCACTTTCAAGCTTACTTTCACAAAAGCATCTACAGAAACTTCACAATCAATCACTGGTAAAATCGGTGAAACCTCAAAAACATTTGTCTATGGTCAAGAAACGACTATAACACTACGTCACGATCAATCTTTAGTGTTTGACACAATTCCTGCTGGTACTCGTTATAAATTGGTTGAAACTGGATCTCAAGGTTACACAGCTTCAGCTGCATATAAGGAGAACGGAGCATCAAAAAATCAAGCTGGTACAGTTTCTACAAATTTCACTCAAGATAGTATCCTTATTGGTGAAAAACCAAACGATAACACTATCACAAATAGCTTACCAGACGTTACCCCTACTGGTCTCTTGATTGACAACCTTCCTTTCATCTTGATGATTGGTCTTGGTTTGGCTGGATTTGTTGTTTTGTCTAAAAAACGCAGACAAGCTTAAGCAAGTGGTTTGACCGATGAAAATCAAGCGTGAGAAACCCAAAAGGAGTTTGTCTAGGCGTCTGGTCCTTGCTGTAGATGCATTGATGAATCATATCTTGCTCCTCTTGACAGCCTTAGTCTTTCTCTTTGGTTTCTACGCCCTCTGGGATGCCAATCAGGTTTATTCTCAGGCTTCATCAAGTGAGTATGAGGCCTATAGACCTGTTAGTACCAGTGAGAAGGATGAGCTTGCTAGTTTTTCTGGCTTTCACAAGCTACAGCAAGTCAATCCAGAGGTTCTCGGTTGGATCAATGTCTATGGCACCAATATCGACTATCCCTTAGTTCAAGCCAAAGACAATGAAAAATACCTGAACAAGGATTCCAAGGGAGAATTTGCAGCTACAGGGGCTATTTTCCTTGAGGCTCGAAATGAATCCAAGTTCGAAGACTTTAATACCATCATCTACGGACACCATGTAGAAAATGGGGTTATGTTTGGAGATGTAGCAAAGTTTTCTGATAAGGAATTTTTTGACCAGCATCGCTACGGCAGTATTTACTATAATGGCGTTGAAAAAGGTCTTGAAATCTTTGAAATGCTCGAGGTGGACGCCTATGACTTTAACATCTACGATCCAGGTATTAATGGGGATGATCGGCGCCAAGAATATATCGATCACTTACTCTCGGTTGCCATTCACAAACGAGACATTACACTGGGGCCAAATGACCATATCATTCTTCTCAGTACCTGTTTCCTAGACGTAACAAATGGGAGACATATCGTAGTTGCCAAGATTACGGATACAGTTCCAAAGAACACCTTCCATACGAAAAAATCAAAACCATTCCCTTATAGTGTCTTTGATGATTCGTCGCTCGGACGATTTCTCTCATCGATTCCTTTGTGGATATGGTATATCATCTTATTTATCTTGCTCTTGCTATTGATCTTCTTGCTCATCATCCTCTATTTGATCTTGCGTCGTAGAAGAGAAGCAAAGGAAGAAGGAGCAGATACCATTACTGACTAAACTACCAATAAAAGAGAAAGGGATAGCCTCTCTTGCTCTTTTATTTTCAAGGCTAGAAAGGAGAAAGAAGGAAATATGAAAACAAGTACGAGTCACAAGACCATAATGGTCATTCTATCCCTCTTTCTAGTTTTTTTCTGTCTTTTTACAGCTGATAGAGCTCTTGCGAGCGACTACGATCATTATAATCCCATTGAAAAGGATGCCAGCAGTACGGGCTTTGAAACCTTGCAGCACCTCAACAAGGATGTTTGTGGTTGGATTAGCCTTGATGGGACCAAGGTAGACTATCCCCTCTTGCAGAGTCAGGACAATGTCAAATACCTTGACCGCAATGCTTTTGGCGATTATACTGTGTCAGGTTCTATATTCCTAGACTATCGTTTTAACCCAAATTTTACGGACTTTAACACCATCATTTATGGTCACTCCATGGCTTCTGGTGCTATGTTTGGGGAGATTCAAAAATTTGCGGATCAAGATTTTTTTGAAAAGCATCGCTATGGTTCTATCTACTACAATGGTCGTGAACGTGGTCTTGAGATATTTGGGATTTTAGAAGTGGATGCCTATGACACGGAGATTTACCGAACTTTGAGTTCCAACGATGAGGAACACCAGGCTTACTATCAATATCTGCTAAGTAAAGCCAAGTACAAGCGAGATGTTTCTTTGACTTCAACAGACAAGATTGTTTTATTAAGCACCTGTTTCCTTAATATTACCAACGGAAGACATATCCTCTTAGCTAAAATAACGGATGCACCAGTAAAAGCCTCCCAGTATAAAAGTGGGGAAGCAGTAGGAACACGCTATTTTGACCAAGGTATACCAACGCATTGGATTTATATCCTTGCCTTTCTTCTCCTGATTATCGTCATTTTACTCCTTGTCGTTATCATCCTAATCATAAGACGAGATAGAAAAACAAAAGAACAAAAGAAATAGTAGACGTCGGAAGCGTTTACTATTTTTTTCTTTCATGATAGAATAGATAGTGAAAATAATAACATAAGGATGATAACATGAAAAAAGCAATATTAATGATGACCTTTGGATCTCCAGAGGAGATTAGTTTTGAAGGAGTAGCAGAATTTTTTACAAATATTCGTCGTGGAATCAGGCCCAAGGATCACGAGATTCAGACTCTTTATGACAATTATGTTCGTATAGGTGGTACGCCCCTGCAGAGGATTACACGTGAGGAGGTCAGTCTAGTCAAGGAACGTTTAGGAGAAGAGTATGGTATCTACTTTGCCAACAAATTTTCTCGTCCCTTTATTCCAGACGTGATCAAGCAGATGGAAACTGATGGTGTTGAAGAATGTATCTGCTTGATTTTGGAACCTCATTATTCTTTTTACTCAGTCATGGGGTATGAAAAGTTTCTGGAAAGCCAGCAGATCCGATTTTTAGTTATTAAGGACTGGTATCAACAACAGCCTTTGCTGGACTTCTGGACAGATGAGATTAGAAAAATTTTACGAAATG
This window of the Streptococcus sp. D7B5 genome carries:
- the sipA gene encoding PI-2 pilus system signal peptidase SipA, encoding MLLKKKHKKTVTQVSRDKSPPSVWGDILYLVSKLLMVGFVLATLYFFVFGLLRYNDDGMKPALKDGDLVVYYRLDKRYSIGDLLVYSYKGKERVARVIATEGSTIDINENGLIINGSPQQEQDIYKETLLYKEGATFPMKVPAGQLFVLGDNRTTAVDSRAFGTIPIQDTHGKVVTVLRRRGF
- a CDS encoding FctA domain-containing protein; amino-acid sequence: MKKTFLKKLVTASIAAVTALSVFRGVPTFADDNDVATAKATGETSAKVSINKVLNIAEGITTPEATFTFTFTPKTGTSSNGAPYETIDSSNGQITDKNVSYSGTDVLATGQTNIKKDTGDIFREVNYTHAGEYVYTVAEKQNVGWKVIQKNGSPIDFMTYDNRNYEMHVIVKNKTTGGTYISSVYFKQVSPSVNGKVKPSESGTTYKYDLFTNIYRKNAGKITDPNEPNPNKPNVSKVDPNAKSLVIKKVVSGATADKSKDFTFKLTFTKASTETSQSITGKIGETSKTFVYGQETTITLRHDQSLVFDTIPAGTRYKLVETGSQGYTASAAYKENGASKNQAGTVSTNFTQDSILIGEKPNDNTITNSLPDVTPTGLLIDNLPFILMIGLGLAGFVVLSKKRRQA
- the srtB gene encoding class B sortase, whose product is MKIKREKPKRSLSRRLVLAVDALMNHILLLLTALVFLFGFYALWDANQVYSQASSSEYEAYRPVSTSEKDELASFSGFHKLQQVNPEVLGWINVYGTNIDYPLVQAKDNEKYLNKDSKGEFAATGAIFLEARNESKFEDFNTIIYGHHVENGVMFGDVAKFSDKEFFDQHRYGSIYYNGVEKGLEIFEMLEVDAYDFNIYDPGINGDDRRQEYIDHLLSVAIHKRDITLGPNDHIILLSTCFLDVTNGRHIVVAKITDTVPKNTFHTKKSKPFPYSVFDDSSLGRFLSSIPLWIWYIILFILLLLLIFLLIILYLILRRRREAKEEGADTITD
- the srtB gene encoding class B sortase; translation: MKTSTSHKTIMVILSLFLVFFCLFTADRALASDYDHYNPIEKDASSTGFETLQHLNKDVCGWISLDGTKVDYPLLQSQDNVKYLDRNAFGDYTVSGSIFLDYRFNPNFTDFNTIIYGHSMASGAMFGEIQKFADQDFFEKHRYGSIYYNGRERGLEIFGILEVDAYDTEIYRTLSSNDEEHQAYYQYLLSKAKYKRDVSLTSTDKIVLLSTCFLNITNGRHILLAKITDAPVKASQYKSGEAVGTRYFDQGIPTHWIYILAFLLLIIVILLLVVIILIIRRDRKTKEQKK